The candidate division WOR-3 bacterium DNA window AATTCCTTTTCTTACAAAGTCGAACTAAAGCACTCATACTATCAGAACGTCAAACTTCTCATGCAGTCAAAAGCTTTTTATGGTCTTATGACCGACCACCCGGTCATTATGACCAATTCTCTGCGTGACAGCCTTAAATATTTTCTCATCTACGGTATGCCCGAGGAAAAAGCGATAGGGATAATAACAAAAAATAACGCGAAGATATTGGGTATAGACAATGATTTTGGAACAGTAAAACCTGGAAAAGTAGCCAGCTTGGTTGTCTGGGATGATAATCCTCTGAGTTTGTCTGCTTTCCCTGAGGCGGTATTTGCCGAAGGAAAAATCATCAGGCGCAGACACAAATAATGGCGCTGACCGTACTTTTTTTGCTTTTTAAAGTTGTCAACGCCGAGGTCGATGTTCCGCGCGGCGTCAGAGATAGGATGCGAACCATTGTGAACTCCGTCATGACTCACTGCGAGAGGGGAGAGCTTTCTTGGGACGGTTACATTTTTTATATCGATCCTTCGGAATACATACCTGCTGATTCAACGTATCCAAGACTTGGAACGTCGAGAGGAGACGACGAAGGTATTTCGGTTCAAAGGTTGGTCTGGGGAATTGATTACGAGATAAAAGGCGAAGAAGTCCACTACGCGGTGGAGAGTTTTTTCCCTGTTCGGACAGGAAGGCTGGGATTTGGCTTCGAAAAACGGTCGGGGAGAACTCCTACTGGATTTTATGTTCTCGGCGATTATTATTTAGCTGAACAAAAATACACAAACCTCAGTATTAATTACCCCGGTGAAATAACAACCGGCAGAATATTGCTTTTGAATGTGATGAAAAATGGACACTCGATATACACAGAGACAAGAGGCCAAAACAATCCGCTCCTCAGAGGAATATTGATTCACGGTTTCGGACTGTCCGAACAGCAAGAACGAAATGAAGACGAAGGATCCAAAGGATGCGTCCACGTGACCGCGGAGGGAATAATCAGCATAATAAATATTTTGAAAACAAACAGAGGCAGAACCTACATCTTCATATCGGGGGCTGACACGAATTTTTCGGATTTACCCCAATATGAAAAGAGTATTTTGGAGCAGTAAAATGATTTATTGGATGTTATTTTTGACTAAAGTCTATCAAGTTTTTTTTGATCCGGTGCTAATAACTCAAAGTTTTATTTTCGACAATTTTCAGCTCAGGGAATATTTGGAAGAACCGCGGAAAGAAAACACTTCAATAATCATAACCTTATCAGGCGATGTCAACATGTCTGTGTCAAAAACCTGGGTTGATTCCTCGGGAGCAGTTTCAAACCGTGGAGTTTTGCCTTTTTCGATTTTCACCGATTCGATAAAGGAATACATCGAAGGAGATATCAACTTTTGCAACCTTGAGACCACTGTCCTGAACGACAATTCTCTTGCCAATGCTGATAAAAGCTACTGTTTCCGAATGCATACTAACGCGTTGAAGCATTTAGCTCAAACCGGATTCAATCTTTTCGCCCTCGCGAACAATCATATGGAAGATTACGGAACAAGGGGTGTGCTTCAAACTCTTGAAAATATAAAAATCCTGAGCTCTGAATGCACATTGTTTTTTGCAGGAGCTGGAGCAGACTACGATGAAGCCGTCATGCCTTTCATATTTGAAATTAAAGGCCACAGATTCGCGTT harbors:
- a CDS encoding L,D-transpeptidase; amino-acid sequence: MALTVLFLLFKVVNAEVDVPRGVRDRMRTIVNSVMTHCERGELSWDGYIFYIDPSEYIPADSTYPRLGTSRGDDEGISVQRLVWGIDYEIKGEEVHYAVESFFPVRTGRLGFGFEKRSGRTPTGFYVLGDYYLAEQKYTNLSINYPGEITTGRILLLNVMKNGHSIYTETRGQNNPLLRGILIHGFGLSEQQERNEDEGSKGCVHVTAEGIISIINILKTNRGRTYIFISGADTNFSDLPQYEKSILEQ